In a genomic window of Pedobacter sp. KBS0701:
- a CDS encoding glycosyltransferase family 2 protein — protein MSAPLVSIIIATYNYGHFITDALSSVSDQRYQNWECIIIDDGSTDDTASVVKAYIDVRPKQNFKYIAIKNSGPSCARNEGIKLSSGIYLQFLDADDVLLKEKLSVQVKLIQNEPCALVFSKSRFFVMKGLEKVYKENYPAGFLAQQTLAGLELIKCLIKNNIFTISSALVDKKLVVAAGMFNVGSAYNEDWLLWFKIALLEPLFIFDDSTGTATEIRLHQQSSSLVKQKMFAGEVFVRCQFNDLITDRFESNEVAKLKQYNQELLALHQIRSLDLKGGMNYVLKAFAKAPIANFRLLCLACFKLTIRVLKH, from the coding sequence ATGAGTGCTCCACTGGTATCTATTATTATTGCAACATACAATTATGGCCATTTTATTACCGATGCGCTATCAAGCGTTTCAGATCAGCGCTACCAAAACTGGGAGTGTATCATCATAGATGATGGGTCGACCGATGATACGGCTAGCGTTGTAAAAGCTTATATTGATGTACGCCCTAAACAGAATTTTAAATACATTGCAATTAAAAATTCGGGGCCGTCCTGTGCCAGGAATGAAGGCATTAAACTGTCAAGCGGTATCTACCTGCAATTTTTAGATGCTGATGATGTTTTATTGAAAGAAAAATTGTCTGTTCAAGTTAAGCTAATCCAAAATGAGCCATGTGCTCTGGTGTTTTCAAAATCCAGATTTTTCGTGATGAAAGGCCTTGAAAAAGTTTATAAAGAAAACTATCCGGCTGGTTTCCTGGCGCAGCAAACGCTTGCTGGCCTTGAATTGATTAAATGTTTAATTAAAAATAACATCTTCACAATAAGTAGTGCATTAGTGGATAAAAAACTGGTTGTAGCTGCGGGCATGTTTAACGTTGGCTCGGCGTACAACGAAGATTGGTTACTGTGGTTTAAGATAGCATTATTGGAGCCTTTGTTTATTTTTGATGATTCAACAGGTACGGCAACCGAGATCAGATTGCATCAGCAGAGCAGCAGCCTGGTTAAGCAAAAGATGTTTGCGGGCGAAGTGTTTGTAAGATGTCAGTTTAACGATTTGATAACCGATCGGTTTGAATCAAACGAAGTTGCAAAATTAAAGCAATACAATCAGGAGCTGTTGGCTTTGCATCAAATCAGATCGTTAGATCTAAAAGGTGGGATGAATTACGTTTTAAAAGCCTTTGCAAAAGCGCCCATAGCTAATTTCAGACTACTATGTCTGGCCTGCTTCAAATTAACGATTAGAGTCTTAAAGCATTAA
- a CDS encoding glycosyltransferase family 1 protein, with protein sequence MRFKQLQLLESQEDAFFLDGIKEFYDVIQADESLEVDRKVVSNRRLKSFFVRKLISIPSLYKFKLNLWDNKKISFTAMISGDFSMLLPYVIFSRQNFVYMHDVWPRFQTWIFPFLDVFNVKYAFFSSKQVWMDHLNKYPDSLCKSMWLPEGIDATQYTFKPFDQKRIDVLEFGRRYEAYHLLIKDELALHAKRHLYHSHHAGLLFKEKADLITALAQTKIVICVPSDITHPERAEYISSMTLRYLQAMASKCLIVGVTPFDMGELFDYDTIIEIDMKNAARQLLAILDNYESYVPLIERNYLAVQKNHQWINRWQVVKQKISTIS encoded by the coding sequence ATGAGATTTAAACAGCTTCAATTGTTGGAAAGCCAGGAAGACGCATTCTTTCTCGACGGCATAAAAGAGTTTTATGATGTTATCCAGGCGGATGAATCTTTAGAAGTGGATCGAAAAGTAGTTTCAAACAGGCGATTAAAATCATTTTTTGTCAGAAAGCTAATCAGCATTCCATCTCTTTATAAATTTAAGCTAAATTTATGGGACAATAAAAAAATTAGTTTCACTGCCATGATTAGTGGAGACTTTAGTATGCTATTACCTTATGTGATTTTCTCCAGGCAAAATTTTGTCTATATGCATGATGTTTGGCCCAGGTTTCAAACATGGATATTTCCATTTCTTGATGTTTTTAACGTCAAATATGCATTTTTCTCTTCTAAGCAGGTTTGGATGGATCATTTAAATAAATATCCAGATAGTTTATGCAAGAGTATGTGGTTGCCTGAAGGAATAGATGCTACTCAGTATACTTTTAAGCCGTTTGATCAGAAACGGATCGATGTATTGGAATTTGGAAGGAGATATGAAGCCTATCACTTGCTGATCAAGGATGAGTTAGCTCTGCATGCTAAACGACATCTTTACCATTCACATCATGCTGGTCTGTTATTTAAAGAAAAAGCAGACCTGATTACTGCACTTGCCCAGACTAAAATTGTTATTTGCGTTCCTTCAGATATCACTCATCCGGAACGGGCTGAGTATATATCTTCTATGACCTTAAGATACCTGCAGGCTATGGCTTCGAAATGCCTGATTGTAGGCGTAACACCTTTTGATATGGGGGAATTATTCGATTATGATACTATTATAGAAATCGACATGAAAAACGCAGCCAGACAACTCCTGGCTATTCTAGACAATTATGAATCGTATGTTCCGCTTATTGAGAGAAACTATTTAGCGGTGCAGAAAAATCACCAATGGATTAACCGTTGGCAAGTTGTTAAGCAAAAGATTTCCACTATATCATGA
- a CDS encoding DUF5672 family protein: protein MKRACIVIPIYKEVFDAFELISLQQCFNVLGEYDIYFVIPARLSATIANNVFIKDKQAQYKIFNNHFFSSTTGYNRLMKKPGFYKAFLDYEFMLIYQLDAFVFKNELAYWCNCGYDYIGAPFMKKNSDGTFAIAGQGNGGFSLRKIASCYNVVKQFKKLSFEHPFFSDQKPFYINLWRDIKYNLIYNFSFYPFQPVVNEDVFWAEFVPLAFKDFKVPKAIDAIPFSFEVSPGYLHGLNGGKLPFGCHAWQRYEPDFWTRYIREAGYEI from the coding sequence ATGAAGCGAGCATGTATTGTTATTCCAATTTACAAGGAAGTCTTCGATGCATTTGAGTTGATATCGCTTCAGCAGTGTTTTAATGTGCTGGGTGAATATGATATTTATTTTGTTATTCCGGCCCGGCTGTCAGCAACGATCGCTAACAACGTATTTATTAAAGATAAGCAAGCGCAATATAAAATATTTAACAACCATTTTTTTTCCAGTACAACCGGCTACAACCGGCTAATGAAAAAACCAGGTTTTTATAAAGCATTTTTGGATTACGAATTTATGCTAATTTATCAATTAGATGCATTTGTTTTTAAGAATGAATTAGCATACTGGTGTAATTGCGGTTATGATTATATTGGAGCACCCTTTATGAAAAAAAATAGTGATGGAACTTTTGCTATTGCAGGCCAGGGGAATGGCGGTTTTAGTCTTCGGAAAATTGCAAGTTGCTATAACGTTGTGAAGCAGTTTAAGAAACTGAGTTTCGAACATCCTTTTTTTTCTGACCAAAAACCTTTTTATATCAATCTGTGGAGAGATATCAAGTATAATTTGATATACAATTTTTCTTTTTATCCATTTCAGCCAGTGGTTAATGAAGATGTTTTCTGGGCAGAGTTCGTTCCCCTTGCATTTAAAGATTTTAAGGTGCCAAAAGCTATTGACGCTATACCTTTCAGTTTTGAGGTTTCGCCAGGTTACTTACATGGCTTAAACGGTGGAAAACTGCCTTTTGGTTGCCATGCCTGGCAGAGATACGAACCAGATTTTTGGACCCGTTATATAAGGGAAGCAGGTTATGAGATTTAA
- a CDS encoding flippase, with translation MAILRKNAGYNVLLSLTQLAFPLITFPYASRILGPKALGAVSLADNFTVYFLIFSGLGIPLYGLREVAKVKDNRQLLGQTFSSLLFIHLVTAIVAVILFFLLTVSIDKLYSNFALYQIGMAIVLGSVFIAEWFFQGLEEFKYITIRTVIIRLCTVLLLFILVKGPQDSSIYFGLNLIVAIASAGFNMYYISKKIHISFKNLTIRKHLRPLFLLLASALVTTIYLMFDTVILSFLTNDTTVGYYAASMRVAKISLSVLGAVSLVLLPRLTFLFNQEDNAAAANLLNKSLRFVCFLSVPIAIGIFCLAKEIISVFAGQAYLPGVNSLRVLSFLAVVIGLAQVLSNQILLPLMQEKKIFYASIVGVIISLSLNFLLIPRFLQLGAAVSSLFAEFSVTLVLYLYVRKHFSVVLPVQVFLKSVLASLTFFLIRYLILQITIIPILVLTFTVGLSAIVYLLVQLFIWRNKDVIEVLSGYPGLRFLIK, from the coding sequence ATGGCTATTTTAAGAAAAAATGCCGGATATAATGTGCTATTGTCCCTTACTCAATTAGCTTTCCCTCTGATTACCTTTCCCTATGCATCCAGAATTTTAGGCCCGAAGGCGCTGGGAGCAGTCAGCCTGGCAGATAATTTCACCGTTTACTTTCTAATATTTTCAGGTCTTGGTATCCCGCTTTATGGTTTACGTGAGGTGGCAAAGGTTAAGGATAACCGTCAACTTCTGGGGCAAACCTTTTCATCCCTTCTTTTCATTCATTTGGTTACGGCTATAGTTGCAGTTATCCTGTTTTTTCTTCTAACCGTTTCTATAGATAAACTTTATTCGAATTTTGCGCTATACCAGATAGGGATGGCTATTGTATTGGGAAGTGTTTTTATTGCAGAATGGTTTTTTCAGGGGTTGGAAGAATTTAAATACATCACCATCAGAACCGTTATCATCAGGCTATGTACTGTTCTTTTATTATTTATACTGGTAAAAGGCCCGCAAGATAGTAGCATTTATTTTGGTTTGAACCTAATTGTTGCAATCGCTTCAGCCGGATTTAATATGTATTATATCAGCAAAAAGATCCATATTTCTTTTAAAAATCTAACCATCAGGAAACACCTTAGGCCGCTGTTTCTGTTATTGGCAAGTGCCCTGGTTACGACCATATATTTGATGTTTGATACGGTTATTTTAAGCTTTTTAACCAATGATACGACTGTGGGCTATTATGCAGCCTCCATGCGGGTTGCAAAAATTTCACTTTCGGTATTGGGAGCTGTTTCTCTTGTTTTGCTTCCACGTCTTACTTTTTTGTTTAATCAAGAAGACAATGCAGCAGCGGCCAACTTATTGAACAAGTCGCTACGCTTCGTCTGTTTCCTAAGTGTACCGATCGCAATCGGAATTTTTTGCCTGGCCAAGGAAATCATTAGTGTATTTGCCGGGCAGGCCTATTTACCTGGTGTAAATTCCTTAAGGGTTTTGTCCTTTCTTGCGGTGGTAATAGGTCTGGCCCAGGTGCTCAGCAACCAGATTCTGTTGCCATTAATGCAGGAAAAAAAAATTTTTTATGCCTCGATCGTGGGGGTGATCATCAGCCTCTCACTAAACTTTCTGCTCATTCCCAGGTTTTTGCAGTTAGGCGCCGCGGTTAGTTCACTCTTTGCCGAATTTTCAGTTACATTGGTATTGTATTTGTATGTCAGAAAACATTTTTCGGTCGTATTGCCTGTCCAGGTTTTTCTGAAGAGTGTTCTGGCCAGCCTAACGTTTTTTTTAATCAGATACCTTATTTTGCAAATTACGATAATCCCTATATTAGTACTTACCTTTACCGTTGGCCTTTCTGCAATAGTTTATTTGCTGGTACAGTTATTCATCTGGAGAAACAAGGATGTGATTGAGGTGTTGTCGGGCTATCCTGGATTAAGATTTTTAATAAAATAA
- a CDS encoding glycosyltransferase family 2 protein has product MTITIITVVFNNELIGSAIQSVIDQDYKDIEYVIIDGGSTDGTLAIIEHFKAHIDVLISEPDHGIYDAINKGIAVAKGDIVGILNADDVFADHQVLSRIAMKFKTQPLTDAFYADIVFTKRQDITKITRYYSSANFKPWMFRFGTAPAHPSFYAKRSLFYQYGNYCTDLEISGDFDLILRFMLIHKIKTSYVNDVWVKMRLGGISTSGLASIIKQNKEIVISCQRNGLVTITPLVYAKYLFKWWGFIFKKN; this is encoded by the coding sequence ATGACCATCACCATCATTACCGTAGTTTTTAATAATGAGTTGATTGGTTCTGCTATACAGTCTGTTATTGATCAGGATTATAAGGATATAGAATATGTTATAATAGATGGGGGGTCTACAGATGGAACACTTGCTATTATAGAGCACTTCAAGGCACATATCGATGTGCTGATTTCAGAACCAGATCACGGCATTTACGATGCCATTAATAAAGGCATAGCCGTCGCAAAAGGTGACATTGTAGGAATTTTAAATGCAGATGATGTATTTGCTGATCATCAGGTATTAAGCAGGATTGCGATGAAGTTTAAAACGCAACCACTTACCGATGCTTTCTACGCAGATATTGTGTTTACCAAAAGGCAGGACATTACAAAAATTACCCGTTATTATTCTTCGGCTAACTTTAAGCCGTGGATGTTTAGGTTTGGCACCGCTCCGGCGCATCCGTCATTTTACGCCAAACGATCACTTTTTTATCAGTATGGCAATTATTGTACTGATCTGGAAATATCAGGAGATTTTGATCTCATACTTCGGTTTATGCTTATTCATAAAATCAAAACCAGTTATGTGAATGATGTGTGGGTGAAAATGCGTTTAGGCGGTATAAGCACTTCCGGATTAGCGAGTATCATTAAACAGAATAAGGAAATTGTCATCTCTTGTCAGCGTAATGGTCTTGTCACAATCACGCCATTAGTTTATGCAAAGTATTTATTTAAATGGTGGGGCTTTATTTTTAAAAAAAACTGA
- a CDS encoding glycosyltransferase family 1 protein — MRLLYDNLIYYLQKNGGISTYWYELTTRFLKEKEVLLNFYEYKLQEANGLRKQLAISPTQIITRKGIIPLLDRFLKLPGFDTSHIFHSSYFRIPEKTSNTTIVTTVHDFTHEKYYHGPRLWLHNYLKDKAINSSDAIITVSQFTKNDLLERYPYIDDSIVKVINHGASSDFRPLGDKEADTHTPFFLFVGARENYKNFNFAVKLTAACKDFRLYIVGDLLTGKEQQFLAKNLGGRFSVFSNIDRVKLNFLYNTAFCLLYPSSSEGFGIPILEAMQAGCPFIALHASSIPEVAGEAGILMHTLSMEEALHAVATIARDRRNLINTGMEQAKKFSWDICFNETYNLYRSLAS; from the coding sequence ATGAGGTTGTTATATGATAATTTAATTTATTATTTGCAAAAAAACGGAGGGATTTCCACCTATTGGTACGAACTTACTACCAGATTTTTGAAAGAAAAGGAAGTTCTGCTAAACTTTTACGAGTATAAGCTGCAAGAAGCAAATGGTCTAAGAAAGCAATTAGCAATATCACCCACACAGATTATCACTCGTAAAGGGATCATTCCGCTTCTTGATCGTTTTCTGAAATTACCAGGTTTTGATACATCACATATTTTTCACTCCAGTTATTTTAGAATACCTGAAAAAACATCAAATACAACTATAGTCACTACAGTACATGATTTTACCCACGAAAAATATTACCATGGGCCTAGATTATGGCTTCATAATTACCTAAAAGACAAAGCAATCAATAGTAGCGATGCCATTATTACCGTATCTCAGTTTACCAAAAATGACTTACTGGAGCGATACCCGTACATTGATGATTCGATTGTAAAAGTGATCAATCATGGTGCTTCTTCCGATTTTAGACCCCTGGGCGATAAGGAAGCTGACACACACACACCCTTTTTTCTCTTTGTGGGAGCGAGAGAAAATTACAAGAATTTTAATTTTGCTGTAAAATTGACAGCAGCCTGTAAAGACTTCCGTCTTTATATTGTTGGAGATTTGCTAACTGGAAAAGAACAGCAATTCCTGGCTAAAAATTTGGGGGGCCGTTTTTCAGTCTTTTCGAATATTGACCGGGTGAAACTCAATTTTTTGTACAATACTGCTTTTTGCCTGCTGTATCCATCTTCCAGTGAAGGTTTTGGAATTCCGATTTTGGAAGCTATGCAAGCAGGATGCCCCTTCATAGCCCTGCATGCTTCTTCTATACCTGAAGTAGCGGGAGAGGCCGGTATACTGATGCATACACTGAGCATGGAAGAAGCACTTCATGCGGTAGCGACTATTGCCAGGGATAGGCGGAATTTGATCAACACCGGAATGGAGCAAGCTAAGAAATTCTCCTGGGATATTTGTTTTAACGAAACTTACAACTTATATAGATCTTTAGCCTCATGA
- a CDS encoding UDP-GlcNAc--UDP-phosphate GlcNAc-1-phosphate transferase translates to MTITLSAIFLVLFFLIELFYFRIADRYNIIDKPNFRSSHSKITIRGGGIIFTIAMLLCFFAFDYSYPFFVLGLVIISSISFADDIKPISNRFRIICHFLAVSLLFYQVGLFQLPVYIVSIAFVMAIGIINAINFMDGINGLTGIYSFVTLLTLYYLDTNVAPGFVSRDLLITAILAVTVFMFFNLRTKAKSFAGDVGSVGIAFIMIFFMVSLMVASGKVTYLLLLLLYGLDTISTIVFRLVRKENIFEAHRSHFYQFLANEKRIPHPMVALGYAIIQLVFNALLVMLEPSLTWTITGVVLSGLLFVALRFALEGKRRLLLSGNQPSKA, encoded by the coding sequence ATGACCATTACCCTAAGTGCCATATTTTTAGTCTTATTTTTTTTAATCGAACTATTCTATTTTAGAATAGCAGATCGATATAACATTATTGATAAACCAAATTTTAGAAGTTCGCACAGTAAGATCACTATCCGGGGCGGTGGAATTATTTTTACCATCGCCATGTTGTTATGTTTCTTCGCTTTTGATTATAGCTATCCCTTTTTTGTGCTGGGTTTGGTCATCATCAGTAGTATAAGCTTTGCTGACGACATCAAACCAATTAGCAACAGGTTTAGAATTATTTGTCATTTTCTGGCGGTATCTCTATTATTTTATCAGGTTGGATTATTTCAATTGCCTGTTTATATCGTATCTATCGCTTTTGTAATGGCGATTGGAATCATTAATGCCATTAATTTTATGGACGGTATAAATGGACTTACCGGCATTTATTCATTTGTTACTTTGCTCACCTTGTATTACCTGGATACCAATGTTGCACCAGGTTTCGTGTCAAGGGATTTACTCATTACTGCTATATTAGCGGTGACTGTATTTATGTTTTTTAACCTTCGTACCAAAGCAAAAAGCTTTGCCGGTGATGTCGGTAGCGTGGGAATTGCTTTCATTATGATCTTTTTTATGGTAAGTCTGATGGTCGCCTCAGGCAAGGTGACCTATTTATTACTGTTACTTTTGTATGGGTTAGATACCATTTCGACGATTGTTTTTCGTTTAGTTCGGAAAGAAAATATTTTCGAAGCACATAGAAGTCATTTTTATCAATTTTTAGCGAATGAAAAGCGTATCCCTCATCCCATGGTTGCATTAGGTTATGCTATTATTCAATTGGTTTTTAATGCACTACTCGTTATGCTGGAACCAAGCCTTACCTGGACGATAACCGGAGTCGTATTGTCAGGTTTGTTATTTGTCGCGTTACGGTTTGCATTAGAAGGAAAAAGAAGGCTGCTTCTCTCTGGGAACCAACCTTCCAAAGCTTAA
- a CDS encoding NAD(P)-dependent oxidoreductase, which yields MVVNSSTETIFGTCLLTGGNGYLGTYVRQHLDACGFKVATLGRSENNALVADLSVEMPVINKSFDIVVHCAGKAHSFPKNEHERKAFFDVNLIGTQNLLTALEAAPGLPKHFVFMSSVSVYGLNQGVNVNETQPLQSNYPYGKSKIEAEKLIESWCRQNRVTCLILRLPLLAGKNPPGNLKMMIEGIKKGYYFNISKEPVRKSIVMAEDVAKLIPTTIGMTGTFNLTDGYHPSFQELATLIAKQLRKPKPLSIPNWLCKALIFSSKAFSFISPINAYKFQKLTLSLTFDDSKARSLLRWNPTSVLEAFKL from the coding sequence ATGGTCGTAAATAGTTCAACAGAAACTATATTTGGTACTTGCCTGCTAACCGGTGGAAATGGTTACCTGGGGACCTATGTCCGGCAACATCTGGATGCATGTGGCTTTAAGGTTGCTACGCTAGGTCGAAGCGAAAACAATGCTCTTGTTGCTGATCTTTCTGTAGAAATGCCTGTTATCAATAAAAGTTTTGACATCGTTGTTCATTGCGCTGGAAAGGCACATAGTTTTCCGAAAAATGAGCATGAGCGCAAAGCTTTTTTTGATGTTAATTTAATAGGTACCCAAAATCTATTAACGGCACTGGAAGCTGCACCTGGCTTGCCAAAACATTTTGTGTTTATGAGTTCTGTTTCTGTTTACGGCTTAAACCAGGGCGTTAACGTTAATGAAACACAACCTTTGCAGTCAAACTACCCCTACGGTAAAAGTAAAATTGAAGCCGAGAAACTAATCGAATCCTGGTGCAGGCAAAACCGTGTAACCTGTCTCATCTTGCGGCTCCCTCTACTTGCCGGGAAAAATCCGCCAGGTAATTTAAAAATGATGATTGAAGGTATAAAAAAGGGATATTACTTTAATATTTCTAAAGAACCCGTTCGTAAAAGCATTGTCATGGCAGAAGACGTGGCTAAGCTAATTCCCACAACAATAGGAATGACAGGAACATTTAACCTGACAGATGGCTACCACCCCTCTTTCCAGGAACTGGCAACTTTAATCGCTAAGCAACTCCGTAAACCCAAGCCCTTAAGCATTCCGAATTGGTTGTGCAAGGCCCTCATTTTTTCTTCAAAGGCTTTTAGTTTTATCTCACCAATTAATGCCTATAAGTTTCAGAAGTTAACTTTAAGTTTAACCTTTGATGATTCGAAAGCAAGAAGTTTGTTGAGATGGAATCCAACGTCCGTCCTTGAAGCCTTTAAACTATAG
- a CDS encoding NAD-dependent epimerase/dehydratase family protein, with protein sequence MNQYTSITGATGFVGKNLVSYLNSENILTRSVSRAELERIISFENSDTIIHLAGKAHDLKKTSNADQYYQVNFELTKKLYDAFLLSEAKKFIFVSSVKAAADVVEDILDEHTRPNPQTHYGKSKLMAEEYIQNQPLPVGKSFYILRPCMIHGPGNKGNLNLLYQFVKKGIPYPLAAFQNKRSFLSVKNLCFVIKSLLKKDIPSGIYNIADDEALSTNEVVEILSESMGTKVRLWKLSSSFIRFIAKIGDKIKLPLNSERLDKLTENYVVSNAKIKQALGIKLPLSAKEGLIKTANSFAHLKKE encoded by the coding sequence ATGAACCAATATACATCAATTACTGGTGCCACGGGCTTCGTTGGGAAAAATCTGGTTTCTTACCTGAATTCTGAAAACATCTTAACCAGGTCTGTGAGCAGAGCTGAATTGGAAAGAATTATTAGTTTTGAAAATTCCGATACCATCATTCATCTGGCCGGCAAGGCACACGATTTAAAAAAAACATCAAATGCTGATCAATATTATCAGGTTAATTTCGAACTGACTAAAAAACTCTATGACGCCTTTTTACTTTCAGAAGCTAAAAAGTTTATATTTGTTAGCTCAGTAAAAGCAGCTGCGGATGTTGTTGAGGATATATTAGATGAGCATACGAGGCCGAATCCGCAAACTCATTATGGTAAATCTAAATTAATGGCTGAAGAATACATTCAAAACCAACCGCTGCCTGTCGGAAAATCATTCTATATTTTAAGACCGTGCATGATCCATGGTCCGGGGAATAAAGGAAATTTAAATTTGCTCTATCAATTCGTAAAAAAGGGGATACCATACCCATTAGCAGCCTTTCAAAATAAGAGATCTTTCTTGAGCGTAAAAAATTTATGTTTTGTCATCAAATCTTTGCTAAAAAAAGATATTCCGTCAGGAATTTATAATATTGCGGATGACGAAGCTTTATCGACCAATGAAGTTGTCGAAATTCTTTCCGAATCGATGGGGACAAAAGTAAGGTTATGGAAGCTTTCTTCATCATTTATACGGTTTATAGCGAAGATTGGGGATAAAATCAAACTCCCGCTTAATTCCGAACGATTGGATAAGCTTACCGAGAACTATGTGGTAAGTAATGCTAAAATAAAACAAGCTTTGGGGATTAAACTTCCTTTAAGTGCTAAGGAAGGCCTGATTAAAACCGCCAATTCATTTGCACATTTAAAAAAGGAATAA
- a CDS encoding glycosyltransferase — protein MKILQTIKYYDPSKGGMESVAKNIVDGVIENSSDVEFIIYANNHYSSFKKIYNRNNRVESIKESTPLILKSQPLSLGYPLLAKLISSSDVVHHHYPFPNMELALLRYQHLLKGKKFVITWHANINNSRWGWIGKAYNPLVKKLLDLASDIIVTSPQLAESSNILAHYLEKIKVVPLSFDPMLSNNGGIPRAYPVNRKFRLLFVGKLRSYKGIIFLLEAIKDLDVELYIVGDGEDRQLLVNKTEEINASHKVFFKSGLTDEQVAAIYQECDLFILPSINEAEAFGVVQLEAMSNGLPVINTSLKSGVPFVSLDSFSGLTVEAGNSEKLKNAINTIINSKELYETYSGNAVIRSKDFTREKMAKAYLNIYQS, from the coding sequence ATGAAAATTCTTCAAACTATAAAATACTACGATCCATCAAAGGGAGGCATGGAATCTGTCGCTAAAAATATCGTCGACGGTGTAATTGAAAATAGCAGTGATGTTGAGTTTATAATATATGCAAATAACCACTATTCTTCGTTTAAGAAAATATATAATAGAAACAACAGAGTTGAATCGATAAAGGAGTCCACTCCGCTAATATTAAAGAGCCAACCTTTAAGCTTGGGCTATCCTCTTTTGGCTAAATTAATATCAAGTTCAGATGTCGTGCATCACCACTACCCATTTCCCAATATGGAGTTGGCGCTTTTAAGATATCAGCACTTATTGAAGGGCAAAAAGTTTGTAATAACCTGGCATGCTAACATTAACAATTCCAGATGGGGATGGATTGGGAAGGCCTACAACCCACTTGTTAAAAAACTTTTAGATTTGGCTTCTGATATTATCGTCACCTCTCCTCAGTTGGCAGAAAGCTCAAATATCCTTGCTCATTATCTGGAAAAGATTAAGGTGGTTCCATTATCTTTTGACCCTATGCTCAGTAATAATGGAGGTATTCCCCGCGCCTATCCGGTTAACAGGAAATTTAGGTTGTTATTTGTAGGGAAGCTACGATCGTACAAAGGGATTATTTTTTTATTAGAAGCAATCAAAGATTTGGACGTCGAATTATATATTGTGGGCGACGGTGAGGATCGTCAGCTTTTAGTAAACAAAACGGAAGAAATCAACGCTAGCCATAAAGTTTTTTTTAAATCTGGTTTAACCGATGAACAAGTTGCTGCTATATACCAAGAATGTGACCTCTTTATTTTGCCTTCAATAAATGAGGCCGAAGCATTCGGGGTAGTGCAACTGGAAGCGATGAGTAATGGCCTGCCGGTAATCAATACCAGCCTTAAATCTGGTGTCCCTTTTGTGTCTTTAGATTCTTTCTCTGGTTTAACTGTTGAAGCAGGTAATAGTGAGAAACTAAAAAACGCTATCAATACAATCATTAATTCCAAAGAATTATACGAAACCTACTCTGGCAACGCTGTCATCAGATCTAAGGATTTCACGAGAGAAAAGATGGCAAAAGCTTATTTAAATATTTACCAGTCATGA